A window of Ruania suaedae contains these coding sequences:
- a CDS encoding DUF4064 domain-containing protein, which yields MSYPQSPNQPQDPHQPYGTDQPYAPNQPQSDQTPPTAPPYMGPHVPGPERTQPPIAPTAGDPYGGSSSYGGPGASGARPGGVTAASIMTWVGSALMLVLGFLLLAASGMESELADAGVPSEVMDILPVFGGFMMVVAIIAIVLGVLAFRRSKVGLYGLLVLGALYLILNIIGIASGAGGAGVVGIVWVVVACALLFRAKSWYDRDRTAV from the coding sequence ATGTCGTATCCGCAGAGTCCGAACCAGCCGCAGGACCCGCACCAGCCGTACGGCACCGATCAGCCGTACGCACCGAACCAGCCACAGTCCGACCAGACCCCGCCGACGGCGCCGCCGTACATGGGCCCGCACGTGCCCGGCCCCGAGCGCACGCAGCCGCCGATCGCGCCGACCGCGGGTGACCCCTACGGCGGGTCCTCCTCCTACGGCGGCCCCGGCGCCTCCGGCGCCCGCCCGGGTGGTGTGACGGCAGCCTCGATCATGACCTGGGTCGGGAGCGCGCTGATGCTCGTGCTCGGGTTCCTGCTGCTGGCTGCCTCGGGTATGGAGAGCGAGCTGGCCGACGCCGGCGTCCCCTCGGAGGTCATGGACATCCTGCCGGTGTTCGGTGGGTTCATGATGGTCGTCGCCATCATTGCGATCGTGCTCGGCGTGCTCGCCTTCCGGCGCAGCAAGGTCGGGCTCTACGGTCTGCTGGTGCTGGGCGCCCTCTACCTGATCCTCAACATCATCGGCATCGCCTCCGGTGCCGGCGGCGCCGGAGTGGTGGGCATCGTCTGGGTCGTCGTGGCGTGCGCCCTGCTGTTCCGCGCCAAGTCCTGGTACGACAGGGACCGCACCGCCGTCTGA
- a CDS encoding protein-L-isoaspartate O-methyltransferase family protein: MDDTDDAETTPQAALDAAFAATPREWFLPPEAQREAGEDRPVHLREGQTCSQPTTVHQMLSLLAVPRGARVLDVGSGSGWTTALLAQLVGEGGRVDGVEVRPALVAQGQANLERAHLPWARIHQAPPATLGLPDGAPYDRILVSASAGRLPASLIDQLADDGRMVVPIGTTMTIIERTGGHIRTRHAGQYRFVPLLDPEASLGE, encoded by the coding sequence ATGGACGACACCGATGATGCCGAGACCACGCCGCAGGCGGCGCTGGACGCCGCATTCGCGGCCACACCACGCGAGTGGTTCCTGCCCCCGGAGGCGCAGCGCGAGGCGGGTGAGGACCGTCCCGTGCACCTGCGCGAGGGCCAGACCTGCTCCCAGCCGACGACGGTGCACCAGATGCTCTCCCTGCTGGCGGTCCCGCGCGGTGCGCGCGTGCTCGACGTCGGCAGCGGCAGCGGCTGGACCACCGCGCTGCTCGCGCAGCTGGTGGGCGAGGGCGGCCGTGTCGACGGCGTGGAGGTCCGCCCGGCGCTGGTGGCCCAGGGCCAGGCGAACCTCGAGCGTGCGCACCTGCCCTGGGCACGCATCCACCAGGCGCCACCGGCCACGCTCGGTCTCCCGGACGGCGCTCCGTACGACCGGATCCTGGTCTCCGCCAGCGCCGGCCGGCTCCCGGCGTCACTGATCGACCAGCTCGCCGATGACGGCAGGATGGTCGTGCCCATCGGGACCACGATGACGATCATCGAGCGCACCGGCGGACACATCCGCACCCGCCATGCCGGGCAGTACCGGTTCGTCCCGCTGCTGGACCCCGAGGCCTCGCTGGGCGAGTGA
- a CDS encoding Ig-like domain-containing protein: MKLPTGSLRAWGAGLAGLALVAAGLGAGIGGESASADTAADGAAVGEPRPVLIESAHAAGKTAVIGAQGLPLFTRTIATEPEALTAQAVVMYSVAGAPDTVVLTSAAGDVLARAEGSRALELLDLTPAAAAAEDLATWSITTRGDRSMLINSRPLNGNDAALNLYDWNTADGAQVGTWDAGDFGGNESWYIHPVQATTDGIGGLVIPGSVPDLPSAVTAAYGWGPTAEVSDIRWEMPEDEVWETEGVVEFSGYGDGLFGDTVRVEARFTVGTVGDALESELTSFAGVRLDALRSLAPRTVERSVSGSDMTVEAPVRWDWDAIDPEALTGVGEFTVPAVADLGFAASLRVTLTPPSEVNVLRAGGVRSWRFAGEEDLSGLTDGNREAEAFGDWRSGGASNRVNPNWVAYYFERPTQVDGAALYEFSGADNIGAVTFQWRNMRGGWEDVSVGTLTNDGGRLQLETDFDAVTATGFRAVFEHKSDASWMQLAEFEVWGPGL, from the coding sequence ATGAAGTTGCCCACTGGTTCCCTTCGCGCGTGGGGAGCGGGCCTCGCCGGCCTCGCCCTCGTCGCGGCGGGACTCGGCGCCGGGATCGGTGGCGAGTCGGCATCGGCCGACACCGCCGCCGACGGCGCAGCCGTCGGAGAACCCCGGCCGGTCCTCATCGAGAGCGCCCACGCGGCCGGGAAGACGGCCGTGATCGGGGCGCAGGGCCTCCCGCTGTTCACCCGCACGATCGCCACCGAGCCGGAGGCCCTGACCGCGCAGGCCGTCGTGATGTACTCCGTCGCGGGTGCCCCGGACACCGTCGTTCTCACGAGCGCAGCGGGGGACGTGCTCGCCCGTGCCGAGGGGTCCCGTGCGCTCGAGCTGCTGGACCTCACCCCGGCGGCTGCGGCGGCCGAGGACCTGGCGACCTGGTCGATCACCACGCGTGGTGACCGCTCGATGCTGATCAACAGCCGGCCACTGAACGGCAACGACGCCGCGCTGAACCTCTACGACTGGAACACCGCGGACGGCGCCCAGGTCGGTACCTGGGACGCCGGCGACTTCGGCGGCAACGAGTCCTGGTATATCCATCCGGTGCAGGCCACCACCGACGGGATCGGTGGGCTCGTCATTCCCGGATCTGTCCCCGACCTGCCCAGCGCCGTCACCGCGGCATACGGGTGGGGTCCCACGGCCGAGGTGTCGGACATCCGCTGGGAGATGCCCGAGGACGAGGTCTGGGAGACCGAGGGCGTCGTGGAGTTCTCGGGCTATGGCGACGGCCTCTTCGGCGACACGGTCCGTGTCGAGGCACGGTTCACCGTGGGCACCGTCGGTGACGCGCTCGAGAGCGAGCTGACGAGCTTCGCCGGGGTGCGCCTGGACGCGCTGCGGTCGCTGGCCCCTCGCACCGTCGAACGGTCCGTCAGCGGATCCGACATGACGGTCGAGGCGCCCGTGCGCTGGGACTGGGACGCGATCGACCCCGAGGCACTCACCGGCGTCGGTGAGTTCACCGTGCCGGCCGTGGCCGACCTCGGCTTCGCGGCCTCGCTGCGTGTCACCCTCACTCCGCCGTCCGAGGTGAATGTCCTGCGTGCCGGTGGGGTGCGCTCCTGGCGCTTCGCGGGCGAGGAGGATCTCAGCGGCCTCACCGACGGCAACCGGGAGGCCGAGGCTTTCGGCGACTGGCGCTCCGGCGGTGCGAGCAACCGGGTGAACCCGAACTGGGTCGCCTACTACTTCGAACGGCCCACCCAGGTCGACGGCGCCGCTCTCTACGAGTTCTCGGGCGCGGACAACATCGGGGCAGTGACCTTCCAATGGCGCAACATGCGCGGCGGCTGGGAGGACGTCTCCGTGGGCACGTTGACCAATGACGGCGGACGCCTGCAGCTGGAGACGGACTTCGACGCCGTCACCGCGACGGGCTTTCGCGCCGTATTCGAGCACAAGTCGGACGCCTCCTGGATGCAGTTGGCGGAGTTCGAGGTCTGGGGACCGGGCCTGTGA
- a CDS encoding LamG-like jellyroll fold domain-containing protein: MNTTTKRWVALLGAAATAAALAAPVTAQQAQAAEDPGSRFTVAVLPDTQFYTRYSADQFVPRYGTDPFEVQTNWLVDNAEELNIQFTTHLGDVVDQEWVSGEWEAGDRAMAVLDEAGMGYSVLPGNHDVADWGTRSSEANASNYLANFPASRLSGDTLVSSHQNGYSNAHVFEAEGQEFLVLAIGWNAEPGTWAWAQAVLDAHPTLPTILTSHAIIDIDKATGEATDFWFGQEMWEELIRSNDQIFLTLNGHFHGQTRRVLANDSGNDVHQILLDSQMAADGGNGIMAVMEFDLSGDRIDFATISPWVTLKDEETVTPSDTPVVSTPEADFSLEIDFSERFSFAEGFGPGEGAYGDLSERAKAIVSEGWDGDGGAELLVPAGARSDYIEVPGTLAHWRFGDQPEGVLPEDAQITDETGRNPMYRLPVDQINAPARVEDVTVTQANAPRLSADSAAVCFADASRRTGNLNYLTTEYDVPVTHAAFEDGYTIESYVYLSEKWTVEDNQWGGWFSRTGRRSALPVAWEQYDYDMGPAFFSVSNLREFQWATTNGTPWANTGSLWSGEIMTGNWYHVAAVNDPQTSRTTMYVDGVPVLRNATNLDGMTFAPGYPWVIGTVFNYDEASNGWNGCVGETRIVDHPIETSEFLYNRIDIDSDFAVTQAPSGELAAGTQVTDLLGTGRPGSVVRVADGVAVDDVETTVAQDGTWSLALDAPITASGSHELTVVPSLGTRDGEAATVSFSIAAGDSGEASGDADAGGDPGVDSGADGAADPSPGEGEATGADSAGSASSDAEGTVGADDADGAAADDPAGEPAAGQDGEMPATGLSPAVWLVLSAAALAIGLGLVVRRLRGAGPA, from the coding sequence ATGAACACCACGACCAAGCGCTGGGTGGCTCTGCTGGGAGCTGCCGCCACGGCGGCCGCCCTGGCGGCTCCCGTCACGGCGCAGCAGGCACAGGCAGCGGAGGACCCGGGCTCGCGGTTCACCGTCGCGGTCCTGCCGGACACCCAGTTCTACACGCGGTACTCGGCCGACCAGTTCGTGCCGCGCTACGGCACGGACCCGTTCGAGGTGCAGACCAACTGGCTCGTCGACAACGCCGAGGAGCTCAACATCCAGTTCACCACGCACCTCGGTGACGTGGTGGACCAGGAGTGGGTCTCCGGTGAGTGGGAGGCCGGCGACCGTGCGATGGCCGTCCTGGACGAGGCGGGAATGGGCTACTCGGTCCTGCCGGGTAACCACGACGTCGCCGACTGGGGCACCCGGAGCTCGGAAGCCAATGCCTCGAACTACCTCGCGAACTTCCCGGCGAGCAGGCTCTCCGGCGACACCCTCGTCTCCAGCCATCAGAACGGCTACTCGAACGCCCACGTCTTCGAGGCGGAAGGGCAGGAGTTCCTCGTGCTGGCGATCGGCTGGAACGCCGAACCGGGGACTTGGGCGTGGGCGCAGGCGGTGCTCGATGCGCACCCGACGCTCCCGACGATCCTGACCTCGCACGCCATCATCGACATCGACAAGGCGACCGGTGAGGCGACCGACTTCTGGTTCGGGCAGGAGATGTGGGAGGAGCTGATCCGCTCCAACGATCAGATCTTCCTCACCCTGAACGGGCACTTCCACGGGCAGACCCGCCGCGTGCTGGCCAACGACTCCGGCAACGACGTGCACCAGATCCTGCTGGACTCCCAGATGGCCGCCGACGGCGGCAACGGGATCATGGCCGTGATGGAGTTCGACCTGTCCGGTGACCGCATCGACTTCGCCACCATCTCACCGTGGGTGACGTTGAAGGACGAGGAGACGGTGACGCCGTCGGATACCCCGGTCGTGAGCACGCCGGAAGCGGACTTCTCCCTGGAGATCGACTTCTCGGAGCGGTTCTCCTTCGCGGAGGGCTTCGGCCCGGGCGAGGGCGCCTACGGCGACCTGTCCGAGCGGGCGAAGGCGATCGTCAGCGAGGGCTGGGACGGTGACGGCGGCGCCGAGCTGCTCGTCCCGGCCGGGGCGCGGTCGGACTACATCGAGGTGCCGGGCACGCTCGCCCACTGGCGCTTCGGCGACCAGCCGGAGGGCGTCCTCCCCGAGGACGCGCAGATCACCGACGAGACCGGCCGGAACCCGATGTACCGGCTGCCCGTCGATCAGATCAACGCTCCGGCGCGGGTCGAGGACGTCACGGTCACGCAGGCGAACGCGCCGCGCCTGTCCGCCGACTCCGCCGCGGTGTGCTTCGCCGATGCCTCCCGTAGGACCGGGAACCTCAACTATCTGACCACCGAGTACGACGTGCCCGTGACGCACGCCGCCTTCGAGGACGGGTACACGATCGAGTCCTACGTCTACCTCTCCGAGAAGTGGACGGTCGAGGACAACCAGTGGGGTGGATGGTTCTCCCGCACCGGCCGTCGTTCGGCGTTGCCCGTGGCCTGGGAGCAGTACGACTACGACATGGGGCCGGCGTTCTTCTCGGTCTCGAATCTGCGGGAGTTCCAGTGGGCCACCACGAATGGCACACCGTGGGCGAACACCGGGTCACTGTGGTCCGGGGAGATCATGACGGGCAACTGGTATCACGTCGCGGCGGTGAACGATCCGCAGACCAGCCGCACCACGATGTACGTCGACGGGGTGCCGGTGCTTCGCAACGCGACCAACCTGGACGGTATGACCTTCGCCCCTGGCTACCCGTGGGTCATCGGCACCGTGTTCAACTACGACGAGGCCTCGAACGGCTGGAACGGGTGCGTCGGCGAGACCCGCATCGTGGATCACCCGATCGAGACGAGTGAGTTCCTGTACAACCGCATCGACATCGACAGCGACTTCGCCGTGACGCAGGCTCCCTCCGGTGAGCTCGCGGCGGGGACGCAGGTCACCGATCTGCTCGGCACCGGGCGCCCGGGGTCGGTGGTGCGGGTGGCCGACGGCGTCGCCGTGGACGACGTCGAGACGACCGTGGCACAGGACGGTACGTGGAGCCTCGCTCTCGACGCGCCGATCACCGCCTCCGGCAGCCACGAGCTGACGGTGGTGCCCAGCCTCGGCACGCGTGACGGTGAGGCCGCGACGGTCTCGTTCTCGATCGCCGCGGGCGATTCGGGCGAGGCGTCGGGTGACGCGGACGCGGGCGGCGATCCCGGTGTCGATTCCGGAGCCGACGGCGCTGCTGACCCCTCACCCGGTGAGGGCGAGGCGACCGGCGCGGACAGCGCCGGCTCCGCGAGCTCGGATGCGGAGGGAACCGTCGGTGCTGATGATGCCGATGGTGCTGCGGCCGACGATCCGGCCGGCGAGCCGGCTGCCGGGCAGGACGGCGAGATGCCCGCGACGGGTCTGTCCCCGGCGGTCTGGCTCGTGCTGTCGGCGGCCGCGCTGGCGATCGGACTCGGGCTGGTGGTGCGCCGCCTGCGCGGCGCCGGCCCGGCCTGA
- a CDS encoding SprT-like domain-containing protein, which yields MELEAAWTLGRGLLDQHGLTDWRLAFDSARRRAGLCRYDRRTISLSRHLVPLHDEAAVRETVLHEIAHALAGPRSGHGQKWREIAVRIGASGQRCLPPDAPAPPAPWEGRCRAGHVHQRFRRPARPMACARCARRFSPEHLITWRHHGREVDLGPRYVAELRRILASH from the coding sequence ATGGAGCTCGAGGCGGCGTGGACTCTGGGGCGCGGGCTGCTCGATCAGCACGGACTGACCGACTGGCGGTTGGCGTTCGACTCCGCCCGCCGGCGCGCCGGGCTGTGCCGCTACGACCGGCGCACCATCAGCCTCAGCCGCCATCTGGTGCCGCTGCACGACGAGGCCGCGGTGCGCGAGACGGTGCTGCATGAGATCGCCCACGCGCTGGCGGGACCACGCAGCGGACACGGTCAGAAGTGGCGCGAGATCGCCGTCCGGATCGGGGCGAGCGGGCAGCGGTGCCTACCCCCGGATGCCCCCGCGCCCCCGGCCCCCTGGGAGGGCCGGTGCCGGGCGGGGCACGTCCATCAGCGTTTCCGCCGCCCCGCCCGGCCGATGGCCTGCGCCCGCTGCGCCCGCCGGTTCTCCCCCGAGCACCTGATCACCTGGCGCCATCACGGGCGCGAGGTCGACCTCGGCCCGCGGTACGTCGCCGAGCTGCGGCGCATCCTGGCGAGCCACTGA
- the hrpA gene encoding ATP-dependent RNA helicase HrpA codes for MSETDRTPDQRERHHEAPRRRRPRRGRGRSDGQQQGGPNPKRQGYRPPSPELIATREAARPAISYPAQLPVSARVEDIAEAIRDHQVVIVAGATGSGKTTQIPKICLELGRGIEGTIGHTQPRRIAARTVAERLSEELSAQLGGVVGYQVRFTDQVSEQTLIKVMTDGILLAEIQRDPLLRRYDTIIVDEAHERSLNIDFLLGYLHQLLPQRPDLKVIVTSATIDSERFAGYFAKAVTGEVPVIEVSGRTYPVEVRYRPLVPDLEDPDGETPAAAEREDAIDQSTGICQAADELMTQGPGDILVFCSGEREIRDATDALASHLGPRYVKAGTARQSAHAANAVEVVPMYARLSAAEQHRVFEAHTTRRIVIATNVAETSLTVPGIRYVIDTGTARISRYSNRTKVQRLPIEPVSQASANQRAGRSGRVADGICIRLYSARDFEGRPEYTEPEILRTSLASVILQMAAAGLGEIASFDFLDAPDPRAIRDGTQLLHELGAIDPSSNRLTATGRQLAHLPIDPRMGRMITEAARLGCLREVMVIVAGMSVQDVRERPAEAQQAADEKHRRFADPTSDFLAILNLWRYLSEQQRELSSSAFRRQCKAEFLHFLRIREWQDVHSQLRQMVKQLNLPMGHERHDPSTDTKEEAEKKSDAIHQALLAGLLSHIGAWDERRREYAGARGTRFVIFPGSHLAKKNPAWVMAGELVETSRLFARTVARIKPEWAEPLAEHLVKRVHHEPVWSAKRGAAMVKEKVLLYGVPIVADRMVPLGRIDAEVAREMFIRRALVEGDWRSRHAFVAENARILAEAESLAARERRHDLLLDDQGIYDFYAARIPRDVTTAAHFDSWWKKARHETPDLLTFTTELLLPQADELDPDAFPDTWHQGDLTLPLTYQFEPGTETDGLTVHIPIAVLNQVRPAGFDWLVPGLVEELTVATIRALPKPIRRELVPAPDVARQIVARLPAWDQAAPDGDPSFLQAFAAAAAVVREVQVAPGDVDTSRIPAHLQVTFQVESERGAVLGTGSDLAALQRRLTRESSDAVRSAVRGALREAGAAAPKDRRPSRVPGGGTGPGGAADVGPGVGSAGLTPGLAEEPGLTDWPSVETVPASVTSTGPGGLEVRGYPALVDEATLAADGPQRLRAISGTGLPRTVSSVRLTVLTDAGEQALMHREGIRALLLQRLALPTGRVTSRWDAKRSLALAASPYSSTDALVSDLQRAAITSLTASTDLAAVRTRDAFTALADRLRGALEDETHRLAGFVAEALTISRELDGQIKASTSMALLDVLTDVRDQQAALVREGFVSTTPPERLVDLPRYLRAAVVRLQKAADNPGRDATLAWQLGELQEAWWAATRSAEHDLPRLIRLEQVRWLLEELRVSFFAQQLGTSEPVSPKRVRKALAEV; via the coding sequence GTGAGCGAGACCGACCGCACCCCAGATCAGCGGGAGCGCCACCACGAGGCGCCCCGACGTCGTCGACCCCGCCGGGGGCGCGGCCGCTCGGACGGCCAGCAGCAGGGCGGGCCGAACCCGAAACGCCAGGGCTACCGGCCGCCGTCGCCGGAGCTGATCGCCACCCGGGAGGCCGCACGCCCGGCCATCTCCTACCCCGCCCAGCTGCCGGTGAGCGCTCGGGTGGAAGACATCGCGGAGGCCATCCGAGACCACCAGGTGGTCATCGTGGCCGGCGCCACCGGGTCGGGCAAGACCACGCAGATCCCGAAGATCTGCCTCGAGCTGGGCCGCGGCATCGAGGGCACCATCGGGCACACCCAGCCGCGCCGGATCGCCGCCCGCACCGTGGCCGAGCGGCTCAGCGAAGAACTCTCCGCCCAGCTCGGCGGGGTGGTCGGCTACCAGGTCCGCTTCACCGACCAGGTCTCCGAGCAGACCCTGATCAAGGTGATGACCGACGGCATCCTGCTCGCCGAGATCCAGCGCGACCCGCTGCTGCGCCGCTACGACACGATCATCGTGGACGAGGCGCACGAGCGCTCCCTCAACATCGACTTCCTGCTCGGCTACCTGCACCAGCTGCTCCCGCAGCGGCCCGACCTGAAGGTGATCGTCACCTCCGCCACCATCGACTCCGAGCGGTTCGCCGGGTACTTCGCCAAGGCCGTGACCGGCGAGGTCCCGGTGATCGAGGTCTCCGGGCGTACCTACCCGGTCGAGGTGCGCTACCGCCCGCTGGTGCCCGACCTGGAGGACCCCGACGGCGAGACCCCCGCGGCCGCCGAGCGCGAGGACGCGATCGACCAGTCCACCGGGATCTGCCAGGCGGCCGATGAGCTGATGACCCAGGGCCCGGGCGACATCCTGGTGTTCTGCTCCGGCGAGCGCGAGATCCGCGACGCCACCGACGCCCTGGCCTCCCACCTGGGCCCGCGCTACGTCAAGGCGGGTACGGCGAGGCAGTCGGCCCACGCGGCCAACGCCGTCGAGGTGGTGCCGATGTACGCCCGGCTCTCCGCCGCCGAGCAGCACCGGGTGTTCGAGGCCCACACCACCCGGCGGATCGTGATCGCCACCAACGTGGCCGAGACCTCCCTGACCGTGCCCGGGATCCGGTACGTCATCGACACAGGCACCGCCCGCATCTCCCGCTACTCCAACCGCACCAAGGTGCAGCGCCTGCCGATCGAACCGGTCAGCCAGGCCAGCGCCAACCAGCGCGCCGGGCGGTCCGGGCGGGTCGCGGACGGCATCTGCATCCGGCTGTACTCGGCCCGTGACTTCGAGGGCCGCCCCGAGTACACCGAGCCGGAGATCCTGCGCACCTCGCTGGCCTCGGTGATCCTGCAGATGGCCGCCGCCGGCCTGGGCGAGATCGCCTCCTTCGACTTCCTCGACGCCCCCGACCCACGCGCGATCCGCGACGGAACGCAGCTGCTGCACGAGCTCGGCGCGATCGATCCTTCCTCGAACCGCCTCACCGCCACCGGCCGCCAGCTCGCCCACCTGCCCATCGACCCACGGATGGGCCGGATGATCACCGAGGCCGCCCGCCTGGGCTGCCTGCGCGAGGTGATGGTGATCGTGGCCGGTATGTCCGTGCAGGACGTGCGCGAGCGCCCCGCCGAGGCGCAGCAGGCCGCCGACGAGAAGCACCGCCGCTTCGCCGACCCCACCTCGGACTTCCTCGCCATCCTGAACCTGTGGCGCTACCTGAGCGAGCAGCAGCGTGAGCTCTCCTCCTCGGCGTTCCGCCGCCAGTGCAAGGCCGAGTTCCTGCACTTCCTGCGCATCAGGGAGTGGCAGGACGTGCACTCCCAGCTGCGGCAGATGGTCAAGCAGCTGAATCTCCCGATGGGACACGAGCGGCACGACCCGAGCACCGACACCAAGGAGGAGGCTGAGAAGAAGTCCGACGCCATCCACCAGGCCCTTCTCGCCGGGCTGCTCTCCCACATCGGCGCCTGGGACGAGCGCCGCCGCGAGTACGCCGGCGCCCGCGGCACCCGGTTCGTGATATTCCCCGGCTCACACCTGGCCAAGAAGAACCCGGCCTGGGTGATGGCCGGTGAACTGGTGGAGACCTCCCGCCTGTTCGCCCGCACCGTGGCACGGATCAAGCCCGAGTGGGCCGAGCCGCTGGCCGAGCACCTGGTCAAGCGCGTGCACCACGAGCCCGTCTGGTCGGCCAAGCGCGGTGCGGCGATGGTCAAGGAGAAGGTGCTGCTGTACGGGGTGCCGATCGTGGCCGACCGGATGGTGCCGCTGGGCCGCATCGACGCCGAGGTGGCGCGGGAGATGTTCATCCGCCGCGCCCTGGTGGAGGGCGACTGGCGCTCGCGTCACGCCTTCGTGGCCGAGAACGCGCGGATCCTCGCCGAGGCGGAGTCGCTCGCCGCCCGCGAGCGCCGCCACGACCTGCTGCTCGACGACCAGGGGATCTACGACTTCTACGCGGCCCGCATCCCGCGCGATGTCACCACGGCGGCACACTTCGACTCCTGGTGGAAGAAGGCCCGCCACGAGACCCCTGACCTGCTCACCTTCACCACCGAGCTGCTGCTGCCCCAGGCCGACGAGCTCGACCCGGACGCCTTCCCCGACACCTGGCACCAGGGCGACCTCACGCTGCCGCTGACCTACCAGTTCGAGCCCGGCACCGAGACCGACGGCCTCACGGTGCACATCCCGATCGCGGTGCTCAACCAGGTCCGGCCCGCGGGCTTCGACTGGCTCGTGCCGGGGTTGGTCGAGGAGCTCACCGTGGCCACCATCCGGGCCCTGCCCAAACCGATCCGCCGTGAGCTCGTGCCGGCACCCGATGTGGCCAGGCAGATCGTCGCCCGCCTTCCCGCCTGGGACCAGGCCGCCCCCGACGGCGACCCCTCCTTCCTGCAGGCCTTCGCCGCCGCGGCTGCCGTGGTGCGCGAGGTGCAGGTGGCGCCCGGGGACGTGGACACCTCCCGGATCCCGGCCCATCTGCAGGTGACCTTCCAGGTGGAGTCCGAGCGGGGCGCGGTGCTGGGCACCGGCAGCGATCTGGCGGCCCTGCAACGGCGGCTGACCCGGGAGTCCTCCGACGCCGTCCGCTCCGCCGTACGGGGTGCGCTGCGGGAGGCCGGCGCGGCGGCGCCGAAGGATCGCCGCCCCAGCCGCGTTCCGGGTGGCGGAACGGGCCCGGGCGGCGCCGCTGACGTGGGTCCGGGCGTGGGCTCGGCCGGCCTCACACCCGGCCTGGCCGAGGAGCCGGGCCTGACCGACTGGCCCTCGGTCGAGACCGTTCCCGCCTCGGTCACCTCCACCGGTCCCGGCGGGCTGGAGGTACGCGGGTATCCGGCGCTGGTGGACGAGGCGACGCTCGCAGCCGACGGCCCACAGCGTCTGCGCGCCATATCCGGCACGGGATTGCCCAGGACCGTCAGTTCCGTCCGCCTCACCGTGCTGACCGATGCCGGCGAGCAGGCGCTGATGCACCGGGAGGGCATCCGGGCCCTGCTGCTGCAGCGGCTGGCGCTGCCCACCGGCCGGGTGACCTCCCGGTGGGACGCGAAGCGCTCCCTGGCACTGGCGGCCAGCCCGTACTCGAGCACCGACGCCCTGGTGAGCGATCTGCAGCGGGCGGCGATCACCTCGCTGACGGCCTCGACCGACCTCGCCGCGGTCCGCACCCGGGACGCCTTCACCGCCCTCGCCGACCGGCTGCGAGGCGCGCTCGAGGACGAGACGCACCGGCTCGCCGGATTCGTGGCTGAGGCCCTGACCATCTCCCGCGAGCTGGACGGTCAGATCAAGGCGAGCACGTCGATGGCGCTGCTGGACGTGCTCACCGATGTGCGCGACCAGCAGGCCGCCCTGGTCCGCGAGGGATTCGTCTCCACCACCCCGCCCGAGCGGCTCGTGGACCTGCCGCGGTACCTGCGGGCCGCCGTCGTGCGCCTGCAGAAGGCGGCGGACAACCCTGGACGCGACGCCACCCTGGCCTGGCAGCTCGGTGAGCTGCAGGAGGCGTGGTGGGCAGCCACGCGCAGCGCCGAGCACGACCTGCCGCGGCTGATCCGGCTGGAGCAGGTGCGCTGGCTGCTGGAGGAACTGCGCGTGAGCTTCTTCGCCCAGCAGCTCGGCACCTCCGAGCCGGTCTCGCCCAAGCGCGTGCGCAAGGCGCTCGCCGAGGTGTGA